In the Acidobacteriota bacterium genome, one interval contains:
- the rpmB gene encoding 50S ribosomal protein L28 produces MARVCEICGKRPLSGNSISHAHNVTRRRFMPNLQRIRVATEKGGTRRILACTRCIRSGRVTKRVS; encoded by the coding sequence ATGGCCAGGGTCTGCGAGATCTGCGGGAAGAGGCCGCTGTCGGGGAACAGCATCAGTCACGCGCACAACGTGACCCGGCGGCGCTTCATGCCCAACCTCCAGCGCATCCGGGTCGCCACCGAGAAGGGCGGCACCCGCCGGATCCTCGCGTGCACGCGCTGCATCCGGTCGGGACGCGTCACGAAGCGCGTCTCCTGA
- a CDS encoding RidA family protein produces MLRTIATEGAPAAIGPYSQAVEAGGFLFCSGQIAIDPATGEMTGATVGEQTRQVLRNLAAVLEAAGSGLDRVVKTTVYLTDLGRFPEMNEAYAECFGEHRPARAAVEVAALPKGALVEIEAVALAG; encoded by the coding sequence ATGCTGCGCACGATCGCGACCGAAGGGGCACCCGCGGCCATCGGGCCGTACAGCCAGGCCGTCGAGGCCGGCGGCTTCCTCTTCTGCTCGGGGCAGATCGCCATCGATCCGGCGACCGGGGAGATGACCGGCGCCACGGTGGGCGAGCAGACGCGGCAGGTGCTGCGGAATCTCGCCGCGGTGCTCGAGGCGGCCGGCTCCGGGCTCGACCGTGTCGTGAAGACGACGGTCTACCTCACCGACCTGGGCCGGTTCCCCGAGATGAACGAGGCCTACGCCGAGTGCTTCGGAGAGCATCGCCCCGCGCGCGCCGCCGTCGAGGTCGCGGCGTTGCCCAAGGGGGCGCTGGTCGAGATCGAGGCGGTGGCGTTGGCGGGGTGA